In Buchananella sp. 14KM1171, the genomic stretch AGGACCGCAACGTCTTGCACCCGGCGGGCGACGACGTCGCCCCACCGCCCCCTGCCCCGCCCTGGACCGCTATATCGTTGCCTCCATGGCCGTGACGCTGCGCCCCCTCACCACCGCGGACCGCGAACTCCTGCGCACCGCGTGTGTTTTCAACATCAACTGGCCCGGCGAACGATTCACCTTCGCCGATCTCGATGGCTACCCCGGGCTCTCCCACTACGTCCAGCTGGCGCCGGAACGGGGCGACTTTGGCGTCGTTGCGGAGCAGGGCGGCAACTGCGTTGGAGTTGCCTGGCTGCTCTTCCTGGACTCCTCCGACCCCGGGTATGGCTACGTGGCGGACGGCATTCCCGAGCTCGGC encodes the following:
- a CDS encoding GNAT family N-acetyltransferase — its product is MAVTLRPLTTADRELLRTACVFNINWPGERFTFADLDGYPGLSHYVQLAPERGDFGVVAEQGGNCVGVAWLLFLDSSDPGYGYVADGIPELGITVWTGYRRKGIGRQMLQALIDEARSRGIREISLSVEDGNPSVLLYTAFGFKPVPDAPAEGTYSLPL